One region of Wyeomyia smithii strain HCP4-BCI-WySm-NY-G18 chromosome 3, ASM2978416v1, whole genome shotgun sequence genomic DNA includes:
- the LOC129728795 gene encoding uncharacterized protein LOC129728795 has translation MARHLAQTLELLNSKHSSIKFTVEKESEGKLPFLDLTITRKEDNSVKFSVYRKPTSTDRYITCDSNHYGSQKYAAFHSMAHRLYSIPMEKEDFEAERRKIHEAADLNGYDEEFVNKILRKHERKRHRRNATTLEPEKEEIKRISLPFFPKLTNTIQNDLEQHGFWTAYKCNHTLKDLLCSLKDKISRDEMSGIYEIPCKSCPAIYIGQTRRKFKVRLKEHKNAVDNDRPNESSVAVHSKENNHVIDWDNTKLKKCVRKPSHLNAWESMFIETAEKPLMHEDDAPITSALFQLTKQKII, from the coding sequence ATGGCACGACATCTAGCACAAACACTTGAGTTGTTGAACTCCAAACATAGTTCAATAAAGTTCACGGTGGAGAAAGAGTCGGAAGGAAAACTCCCTTTCCTGGACTTAACTATTACCAGGAAAGAGGACAATTCCGTAAAGTTCAGCGTTTACCGAAAACCGACGTCAACCGACCGGTACATCACATGCGATTCTAACCACTACGGCTCCCAAAAATATGCCGCGTTTCATTCGATGGCACATCGGTTATACAGCATACCGATGGAGAAAGAGGATTTCGAAGCAGAAAGGAGGAAGATCCATGAAGCGGCCGATTTAAATGGTTACGATGAAGAGTTCGTGAACAAAATACTCCGGAAACATGAAAGGAAAAGACATCGACGAAACGCTACAACATTAGAACCAGAGAAGGAGGAGATTAAAAGAATAAGTTTAccgttctttccaaaactgaccAACACAATTCAAAACGATCTGGAGCAGCATGGATTTTGGACAGCGTATAAGTGTAACCATACGCTGAAGGACCTCTTATGTTCTTTAAAAGATAAAATTTCGAGGGACGAAATGTCGGGCATCTACGAGATCCCATGTAAAAGTTGCCCTGCAATATACATTGGCCAAACCCGCAGGAAATTTAAAGTCCGATTAAAAGAACATAAAAACGCTGTTGACAACGATAGACCCAACGAATCCAGCGTGGCCGTCcattctaaggagaacaaccatGTGATAGACTGGGATAacacaaaactgaaaaaatgtgtCAGAAAACCTTCACATTTGAACGCTTGGGAATCTATGTTCATCGAGACTGCTGAAAAGCCACTGATGCACGAAGATGATGCCCCAATAACTTCTGCCTTATTCCAATTGACGAAACAGAAGATAATTTAA